A region of the Leeuwenhoekiella sp. MAR_2009_132 genome:
TGAACCTTTAACTTAGCCAATTTTAAATCTCCTCGCTCTTTTCTTAAAAACAGTGGCATTTTAAAGCGTAAGCCCGCCTTATAATTTTGAGTATAAAATGTGCTGAGGTCATCACCTTCAGATGAGATGAAGTTGTAATTCACGTCAATAACCGGAAGCAAATTATTAGCTTTTAATTGCCGCTCGAGTTCTAAAGCTTCCACTTTAAAATTTAATGAGCGTAATTTAGGATGCTGTTCAAGCTGAAAATTTGCAAGATCAAATCCTGTGATATCTAAAATCTCATCTATAGAAAACCCCAATTCTTCCTGCGGAAAAATACCATCCTGAAGTTCTACAGGAATATTATTACCCAGCCATAAAAAGTTAGCCAGTTCAAGTTTCTTCTTGGTATACTCTAATTGAACTTCTCTTAGGTTAAGTGCTCTGCTTTGTACGCTTATAGTAGCTTCGGTAGTATCTATAAGTGGTTTGTCTCCTGCTAGAGCGCTGCTTTTTATTCCCCTAAAACGCAATTGTGAATTTTCTAAAAACCGGTCGAAGAGTTTTACCTTTTTATAAGCCTGTAACCATTCAAAATAAGCAACCGAAGCTTCATAGAGCACAACGTTAACTGCAATGTCAAGATCTGCTCGTGCCTGCTCACGATAAATTTTTGCTTGTTTAAGCGTGGTCATACGGTCATTAATCCACAATCCCTGTCCCAATGATGCAGAAATTCCTGCAGTATACAATCCGTTTTCAGGGACCGTATTTTGTGGATTGAGGTAGTAGCCCTCATTCTGTTCAAACTGTGCTTTTAGATCTATACCATACCAGGTGGGGATTTTAAAAGTTGCATTTAATAAATCATAGTATTCGGTTTCTTTAAACACTTTTTGATCAAAATCAACTTCAATTTTAGGATCAAAACCTCCTCTGGCTTTTAATAGCTTAGCATCCCCGGTTTCTCCAATTAAATTAGCTTGTTTAACTATAGGGTGGTTCTGCTTTACCAGACTTAAATATTCTTTAAATCCTAAATTTTCTAAACTATCTACCTGAGCACAAAGAGAAGAGCTCAAAGCAAAAAACAGTAGTAAAAAGAATGCCTTTATCATTTTTTTGTAGTTTCAGATTTTGTTGCAGGAGTATAGTAGTCAGGAGGGAAGCCGTTAAGTTTTCGCCAAAGTTCATACCAGATAGGAACATCTTCAAGTAAAGCCATTGTGTTTGCTCCAGAGCCTACACGTAAAGCTTCAGGCCAGGATTGTTCTTCAGGGTCTGGGGCCAGTAGTATTCTGTATTTTCCGTTAGGACTAATATAATTCTCAATGGCAACAACCTTAGCTCCAAAAGTTCCTAAAGAATTATTGGGCCAGCCGCTAAATACGATAGAAGGCCACCCATCAAATTGCACACGCACTTTTTCGTCTAAATGAATAAGAGGTAAGTCTATAGGCTTTACAAATGTTTCTACCGCTATGTCATAATCAGAAGGGGTTATCCCAACCAGTTGCTGCCCTTCTTTAAA
Encoded here:
- a CDS encoding TolC family protein, with protein sequence MIKAFFLLLFFALSSSLCAQVDSLENLGFKEYLSLVKQNHPIVKQANLIGETGDAKLLKARGGFDPKIEVDFDQKVFKETEYYDLLNATFKIPTWYGIDLKAQFEQNEGYYLNPQNTVPENGLYTAGISASLGQGLWINDRMTTLKQAKIYREQARADLDIAVNVVLYEASVAYFEWLQAYKKVKLFDRFLENSQLRFRGIKSSALAGDKPLIDTTEATISVQSRALNLREVQLEYTKKKLELANFLWLGNNIPVELQDGIFPQEELGFSIDEILDITGFDLANFQLEQHPKLRSLNFKVEALELERQLKANNLLPVIDVNYNFISSEGDDLSTFYTQNYKAGLRFKMPLFLRKERGDLKLAKLKVQNSQFELTNSKLELQNKLRAVTTELEVLEEQNKLAAELVRNYETMLYAEERKYQVGESSIFLINSREVKLIDAQLKQIEITNKFYKAKANLFKTIATNPDSI